A region of Pyxidicoccus parkwaysis DNA encodes the following proteins:
- a CDS encoding type II secretion system F family protein has protein sequence MAAPAVQQKAVAPKKNTNLFLWEAKTKGGETKKGEMEASDTEAVNARLKSLGLNPTKVRKKGALDGAVSLPGIGGVTGKDILIFTRQFATMIDAGLPLVQCLDILASQMDNPAFKKVLFAIKGKVEQGSTFADALKDHPKVFDELYTQLCAAGEVGGILDSILNRLAAYREKSEKLKRKVKGAMTYPVIVILVAVGVTALLLLKVTPVFAKMFADFGSELPGPTKFVVDVSAWAQEWWLHVLVSIAAVVTAFSWSYKNPKGRVFWDKVFLKMPLFGPVLRKVAVARFTRTLGTMLSSGVPILDALDVTAKTAGNRTVEAAIYYVRGKISEGKNIAGPLADTKVFPSMVVQMIGVGEATGAMDTMLNKIADFYDDEVDTAVSALTAMIEPILMVFLGGVVGGFLIAMYLPIFSIAGAIK, from the coding sequence ATGGCAGCACCCGCAGTGCAACAGAAAGCCGTAGCCCCCAAGAAGAACACGAACCTGTTCCTCTGGGAGGCGAAGACCAAGGGCGGGGAGACGAAGAAGGGCGAGATGGAGGCCTCGGACACCGAGGCCGTCAACGCGCGCCTCAAGTCCCTGGGCCTCAATCCGACGAAGGTGCGCAAGAAGGGCGCCCTCGACGGCGCCGTCTCCCTGCCGGGCATCGGCGGTGTGACGGGCAAGGACATCCTCATCTTCACCCGTCAGTTCGCCACGATGATCGACGCCGGCCTGCCGCTGGTGCAGTGCCTCGACATCCTGGCCAGCCAGATGGACAACCCCGCCTTCAAGAAGGTGTTGTTCGCCATCAAGGGCAAGGTGGAGCAGGGCAGCACCTTCGCTGACGCCCTGAAGGACCACCCCAAGGTCTTCGACGAGCTCTACACCCAGCTGTGCGCCGCGGGTGAGGTGGGCGGTATCCTCGACTCCATCCTCAACCGTCTGGCGGCCTACCGCGAGAAGAGCGAGAAGCTCAAGCGCAAGGTCAAGGGCGCGATGACCTACCCGGTCATCGTCATCCTGGTCGCCGTCGGCGTGACGGCGCTGCTGCTCCTCAAGGTGACGCCGGTGTTCGCGAAGATGTTCGCGGACTTCGGCTCCGAGCTGCCGGGTCCCACCAAGTTCGTGGTGGATGTCTCCGCCTGGGCGCAGGAGTGGTGGCTCCACGTCCTCGTTTCCATCGCCGCCGTCGTGACTGCCTTCTCCTGGAGCTACAAGAACCCCAAGGGGCGCGTGTTCTGGGACAAGGTGTTCCTGAAGATGCCGCTGTTCGGTCCGGTGCTCCGCAAGGTCGCGGTGGCGCGCTTCACCCGCACGCTGGGCACCATGCTCTCCTCGGGCGTGCCCATCCTCGACGCGCTGGACGTCACGGCGAAGACGGCCGGCAACCGCACGGTGGAAGCGGCCATCTACTACGTGCGCGGCAAGATTTCCGAGGGCAAGAACATCGCGGGCCCGCTGGCGGACACCAAGGTGTTCCCCTCCATGGTGGTGCAGATGATTGGCGTCGGTGAGGCGACGGGCGCCATGGACACCATGCTCAATAAGATTGCCGACTTCTACGACGACGAAGTGGACACGGCCGTCAGCGCGCTCACGGCGATGATTGAGCCCATCCTGATGGTGTTCCTCGGCGGCGTGGTCGGTGGCTTCCTCATCGCCATGTACCTGCCCATCTTCTCCATTGCCGGTGCCATCAAGTAG